A single genomic interval of Saccharothrix saharensis harbors:
- a CDS encoding DUF3558 family protein, whose amino-acid sequence MTSSRSALVMALALLLSAGCSYSVNGDALPQAGITPTTASAEPAGEPKIAKARTVVGVEPCSLLTAADLKGIGPFKKDPARKDDVIQESCQYVLDDGSQAGRTVVAALYQKYEQVRTRQAKGREVVVDGHSTWVLCELSGGEMACTATLAVNANRSVLVAMAQAGGVPEQMLAAMQPLLKAALNRLPIA is encoded by the coding sequence GTGACCAGTTCTCGCTCGGCGCTCGTGATGGCCCTCGCCTTGCTCCTGTCGGCGGGGTGCAGTTACTCCGTCAACGGGGACGCGTTGCCCCAGGCCGGGATCACACCCACGACGGCATCGGCCGAACCGGCGGGCGAACCCAAGATCGCCAAGGCGCGCACGGTCGTCGGCGTGGAGCCGTGCTCGCTGCTCACGGCGGCAGACCTGAAGGGCATCGGGCCGTTCAAGAAGGACCCCGCGCGCAAGGACGACGTGATCCAGGAGTCGTGCCAGTACGTGCTGGACGACGGCTCGCAGGCCGGCCGGACCGTCGTCGCCGCGCTCTACCAGAAGTACGAGCAGGTGCGGACGCGGCAGGCCAAGGGCCGCGAGGTGGTCGTCGACGGGCACTCGACGTGGGTGCTGTGCGAGCTGAGCGGCGGCGAGATGGCGTGCACCGCGACCCTGGCGGTGAACGCCAACCGCAGCGTCCTGGTGGCGATGGCGCAGGCGGGCGGCGTGCCCGAGCAGATGCTCGCCGCCATGCAGCCCCTGCTCAAGGCCGCGTTGAACCGGCTCCCGATCGCGTGA
- a CDS encoding tyrosine-type recombinase/integrase — translation MTASKTRSERRKRGQIETLPSGSLRVSVYAGVDQLTGQRNYLKELVPHGTPNAEREAEKVLTRLLNQVDEQRNPRTKVNVDTLMGRYLDGLNVDKSTLIGYQRLIRNHIRPLLGGLQVAKLDGETIESFYSILKQCSAHCGGKGKFIEHRKKGEHECTDKCKPHECKGLSASTIRKVHACLSGALAMAMRWRWISVNPLDQAKQPAAPKAKPNPPSPEQAAVIVNDAFQDLPWGMLVWLAMTTGARRGELCGLRLNQLHLDKALLEVKTSIGQEGADTWEKDTKDHQQRRIALDETTVSLLRIYLQQCESVAAEMGRKVNPKGYLFSTSIDHSAYLKPDSVSQRYSRMCKRLGIESHLHELRHYSATELISAGVDPRTVAGRLGHGGGGATTLRVYTAWLSEADQRAAGTLSGRMPAAPIVVDESGRTVTRLEPKITGPYQKIAADLRGAIACGALRPGDMLPTVVELKARYGVSVGTANRAVAELKAEGLVSASRGKRAVVLDPTKPIPDHSAEVVELHADRKAK, via the coding sequence ATGACGGCCTCCAAGACACGCTCTGAGCGCCGCAAGCGCGGCCAGATCGAGACGCTGCCCAGCGGATCGCTGCGCGTCAGCGTCTACGCAGGTGTGGACCAGTTGACTGGTCAGCGCAACTACCTCAAGGAACTCGTCCCCCACGGCACCCCGAACGCCGAGCGCGAGGCCGAGAAGGTGCTCACACGCCTGCTCAACCAGGTGGACGAGCAGCGCAACCCGCGCACGAAGGTGAACGTCGACACGCTCATGGGCCGGTACCTCGACGGCCTGAACGTCGACAAGAGCACCCTCATCGGCTACCAGCGGTTGATCCGCAACCACATCCGGCCACTGCTCGGCGGGTTGCAGGTCGCCAAGCTCGACGGCGAGACGATCGAGTCGTTCTACTCGATCCTCAAGCAGTGTTCGGCCCACTGCGGCGGCAAGGGCAAGTTCATCGAGCACCGCAAGAAGGGCGAGCATGAGTGCACTGACAAGTGCAAGCCCCACGAGTGCAAGGGCTTGTCCGCCTCGACCATCCGCAAAGTCCACGCCTGTCTGAGCGGCGCTCTCGCGATGGCCATGCGGTGGAGGTGGATCTCTGTCAACCCGCTCGATCAAGCCAAGCAACCGGCTGCCCCCAAAGCGAAGCCGAACCCGCCTTCCCCTGAGCAAGCCGCCGTCATCGTCAACGATGCGTTCCAAGACCTCCCGTGGGGAATGCTGGTCTGGTTGGCCATGACCACGGGTGCTCGTCGCGGTGAACTCTGCGGCCTTCGACTCAATCAGCTCCACTTGGACAAAGCGCTGCTGGAAGTCAAGACCAGCATCGGCCAAGAGGGCGCGGACACTTGGGAGAAGGACACCAAGGATCACCAGCAACGCCGGATCGCGCTGGACGAGACCACTGTGAGTCTCCTGCGCATCTACCTCCAGCAGTGCGAAAGCGTTGCTGCGGAGATGGGCCGGAAGGTCAACCCGAAGGGCTACCTTTTCTCGACGTCGATCGACCACAGCGCATACCTGAAGCCGGACTCGGTTTCCCAGCGGTACTCGCGCATGTGCAAGCGACTCGGCATCGAAAGCCACCTTCACGAGCTGCGCCACTACAGCGCCACAGAGCTGATCAGCGCTGGCGTGGACCCGCGCACCGTGGCCGGTCGCCTCGGCCATGGCGGTGGTGGTGCTACGACCCTGCGCGTCTACACGGCGTGGCTCTCAGAGGCCGATCAGAGGGCCGCAGGCACCTTGTCCGGTCGGATGCCCGCCGCGCCCATCGTCGTGGACGAGAGCGGCCGTACGGTCACACGGCTTGAGCCAAAGATCACCGGGCCGTACCAAAAGATCGCGGCAGACCTTCGCGGCGCTATCGCCTGCGGTGCGCTCCGCCCCGGCGACATGCTCCCCACCGTTGTCGAACTGAAGGCCCGCTACGGCGTTTCGGTGGGTACCGCGAACCGAGCGGTTGCCGAGTTGAAGGCCGAAGGTCTAGTTTCAGCGAGTCGCGGTAAGCGAGCGGTCGTGCTCGACCCGACCAAACCGATCCCTGATCACTCGGCCGAAGTCGTGGAACTACACGCCGACCGGAAAGCGAAGTAG
- a CDS encoding NUDIX domain-containing protein, with translation MTFEEFAEYAETFARQHGEVGTLSVRHLQRLAAGPRKDGRPVRVLPSTARLLEAIFHTSIEDLLGRPDLRRAQRDSHPLRVVIAVVVKGSEVLLVRRRSEPADRAWQFPAGMVKPGATPEVVAVRETLGETGVHCAVRNELGSRLHPITNVLCDYVLCDYVAGHAENADEFENVDVRWVGRDELERLIPADQIYRPVLDALELSAV, from the coding sequence ATGACCTTCGAGGAGTTCGCCGAGTACGCCGAGACGTTCGCGCGGCAGCATGGTGAGGTCGGGACGCTCAGCGTGCGTCACCTACAGCGGCTCGCTGCTGGCCCTCGCAAGGACGGCCGACCGGTTCGTGTTCTGCCGTCCACCGCCCGACTGCTCGAAGCGATCTTCCACACGAGCATCGAAGACCTGCTCGGTCGGCCAGACCTCCGCCGCGCTCAACGGGATAGCCATCCACTTCGGGTGGTTATCGCCGTAGTCGTAAAGGGCTCTGAGGTTCTCTTGGTACGGAGGCGGAGCGAACCGGCTGACAGGGCGTGGCAATTCCCGGCGGGAATGGTGAAGCCAGGTGCCACGCCGGAGGTCGTGGCGGTCCGCGAGACGTTGGGTGAAACCGGCGTTCACTGTGCCGTGCGTAATGAACTCGGCAGCCGGCTCCACCCGATCACCAACGTGCTGTGCGACTACGTTCTCTGTGACTACGTAGCGGGCCACGCGGAGAACGCGGACGAGTTCGAAAACGTAGATGTCAGGTGGGTGGGACGGGACGAGTTGGAGCGGTTGATCCCGGCCGACCAGATCTATCGACCAGTGCTCGACGCGCTCGAACTGTCTGCGGTATGA
- a CDS encoding recombinase family protein — protein MTVTAEPTEEPPTPTDPLERVVYGYLRSDAATEAELAALRAEMIQFCQERGLRLANVFTDRGSRSDQVTRPGVGGLLQALVLRNETAVIVPALDHLSDQSAVQAQLRRLIQRAGSTVVVIHEVDDGTKTDGM, from the coding sequence ATGACGGTGACAGCAGAACCCACCGAGGAGCCTCCGACCCCAACTGATCCACTCGAACGTGTTGTCTACGGGTATCTCCGGTCGGATGCGGCAACCGAAGCCGAGTTGGCGGCGCTCCGCGCCGAGATGATCCAGTTCTGCCAGGAACGCGGGCTTCGACTCGCGAACGTGTTCACCGATCGCGGGTCGCGGTCGGATCAGGTGACGCGGCCCGGTGTCGGCGGTCTGCTCCAAGCACTGGTGTTGCGGAACGAAACCGCTGTGATCGTTCCGGCCCTTGATCACTTGTCGGATCAATCTGCGGTGCAGGCGCAGCTACGCCGTCTGATCCAGCGCGCCGGTTCCACAGTGGTCGTCATCCATGAGGTGGACGACGGCACCAAGACGGACGGGATGTGA
- a CDS encoding LacI family DNA-binding transcriptional regulator, with protein MDRPRKPTLDTVAGAVGVSRATVSNAYNRPDQLSAALRERILETAASMGYAGPDPVARSLATRHSAAVGFMLGQGLSASFADAALSIVLDGLASTVDGHDHCLVLMPGRDRGGPRPETVTRAQADVVVAYSLPDDAPALTAVRARGLPMVVIDQPVLPNTARVEVDDFGGARLAASSLWGMGHRRFGVVTFALHPDGHNGPVTPERLASTSFRVTRDRLHGYLDVTGTDTPVWECARSSRELGRAGARSLLSSTPRPTALLCASDELAFGALQAVRDLGLRVPADVSIIGFDDVPAAEHADPPLTTVRQPLAEKGRHAGELALRLLDGGRPGEPTRLPVSLVSRDSTASPK; from the coding sequence GTGGACCGCCCTCGCAAGCCGACGCTCGACACGGTGGCCGGCGCGGTCGGCGTGTCGCGAGCCACCGTGTCCAACGCCTACAACCGGCCCGACCAGCTCTCCGCCGCACTGCGCGAGCGCATCCTGGAGACCGCGGCGTCCATGGGGTACGCGGGCCCCGACCCGGTGGCGCGCAGCCTCGCGACCCGGCACAGCGCGGCCGTCGGGTTCATGCTGGGACAGGGGCTGTCGGCGTCGTTCGCCGACGCGGCGCTGTCGATCGTGCTGGACGGGCTCGCGTCGACCGTGGACGGGCACGACCACTGCCTGGTGCTGATGCCGGGACGCGACCGGGGCGGGCCGCGGCCGGAGACCGTGACGCGGGCGCAGGCCGATGTCGTGGTGGCCTACTCGCTGCCCGACGACGCGCCCGCGCTGACCGCCGTGCGGGCACGCGGGCTGCCGATGGTGGTGATCGACCAACCGGTGCTGCCGAACACCGCGCGCGTCGAGGTGGACGACTTCGGCGGTGCGCGGCTGGCGGCGTCGTCGCTGTGGGGGATGGGACACCGGCGGTTCGGCGTGGTGACGTTCGCGCTGCACCCGGACGGGCACAACGGGCCGGTGACGCCCGAGCGGCTGGCCTCCACGTCGTTCCGCGTGACGCGGGACCGGCTGCACGGCTACCTCGACGTGACGGGGACGGACACGCCGGTGTGGGAGTGCGCGCGGAGCAGCCGTGAACTGGGCCGCGCGGGCGCCCGCAGCCTGCTCTCCTCGACCCCGCGACCGACGGCGTTGCTGTGCGCCTCGGACGAGCTGGCGTTCGGCGCGCTCCAGGCCGTGCGGGACCTCGGGCTGCGCGTGCCGGCCGACGTGTCGATCATCGGCTTCGACGACGTGCCCGCCGCCGAGCACGCGGACCCACCGTTGACTACGGTCCGTCAACCCCTGGCCGAGAAGGGTCGGCACGCGGGCGAACTGGCCCTGCGCCTGCTCGACGGCGGCAGACCGGGAGAGCCGACAAGACTGCCGGTGTCCCTCGTCTCGCGCGACTCGACGGCCTCACCGAAGTGA
- a CDS encoding cytochrome c oxidase assembly protein: MPTDAPSRTRRTGLIPLLIVGTAIAALVAVGLLVLNGTDASGLIVVRVVTEAAAVVTIGSLLLAAFLVPPQETGTLAADGYAAVRTAGWAALVWTLGAVLSVPFTVADALGQPVTALLEPSVLVQVAGLVEQSKAWMITAVLVALLALGCRLVLSWGWTVPLFLLSVFALIPVAVTGHSSGGGSHDVATNSLLFHLIGAALWVGGLIALLAHGRRGGEHLGLATARFSRLALVCWIVMAASGVINAWVRLPVSRLLGSDYGLLVLGKAIALIVLGVVGYFQREKSVKEVVATGSGRSLVRLAGVEVLLMFLTLGLAAALSRTPPPAEGRVLPSTVELRIGYDLFGAPTLSRLLFDWRFDLIFGTAFIALGVLYLLGVWRLRKRGDAWPVGRTIAWVAGCLTVVFATSSGVGRYAPAMFSIHMEAHMLLSMLAPILLVLGGPVTLAMRALPPAGKGNPPGPREWLLAFVHSPVAKVLTNPFVALALFVGSFYGLYFSGLFDSALDYHWAHLAMNAHFILVGYVFYWPVIGIDPAPNRLPPLGRLGLLFASIPFHAFFGIVLMSSQTVIGDNFYRSLGLPWVTSQLEDQRLGGGIAWAAGELPLIVVMVALLVQWARSDSRDARRADRRADADGDADLAAYNAMLRKMSGKD, translated from the coding sequence GTGCCCACTGACGCGCCCTCCCGCACCCGGCGGACCGGTCTCATCCCCCTGCTGATCGTCGGCACGGCGATAGCCGCGCTGGTGGCGGTGGGGCTGCTCGTGCTCAACGGCACCGACGCGTCCGGGTTGATCGTCGTGCGGGTGGTGACCGAGGCCGCGGCCGTGGTGACGATCGGGTCGCTGCTGCTGGCGGCGTTCCTGGTGCCGCCGCAGGAGACCGGCACGCTGGCCGCGGACGGTTACGCGGCCGTGCGGACGGCGGGCTGGGCGGCGCTGGTGTGGACGTTGGGCGCGGTGCTGTCGGTGCCGTTCACGGTGGCCGACGCGCTCGGCCAGCCGGTGACGGCGCTGCTGGAGCCGTCGGTGCTGGTGCAGGTGGCCGGGCTGGTGGAGCAGTCGAAGGCCTGGATGATCACGGCGGTGCTGGTGGCGCTGCTGGCGCTGGGCTGCCGGCTGGTGCTGTCGTGGGGCTGGACCGTGCCGCTGTTCCTCCTGTCGGTGTTCGCCCTGATCCCGGTGGCCGTGACGGGGCACTCGTCCGGCGGCGGCTCGCACGACGTGGCCACGAACAGCCTGCTGTTCCACCTGATCGGGGCGGCGTTGTGGGTGGGCGGGTTGATCGCGCTGCTGGCGCACGGCCGGCGTGGCGGCGAGCACCTGGGGTTGGCCACGGCGAGGTTCTCCCGGCTGGCCCTGGTGTGCTGGATCGTGATGGCGGCGTCCGGCGTGATCAACGCCTGGGTGCGGCTGCCGGTGAGCCGGCTCCTCGGCAGCGACTACGGGCTGTTGGTGCTCGGCAAGGCGATCGCGCTGATCGTGCTGGGTGTCGTGGGGTACTTCCAGCGCGAGAAGAGCGTGAAGGAGGTCGTGGCCACCGGTTCCGGGCGGTCGCTGGTGCGGCTCGCGGGCGTCGAGGTGCTGCTGATGTTCCTCACGCTGGGGCTCGCCGCGGCGTTGAGCCGCACGCCGCCGCCGGCCGAGGGTCGCGTGCTGCCCAGCACGGTGGAGCTGCGCATCGGTTACGACCTGTTCGGCGCGCCGACGCTGTCGCGGCTGCTGTTCGACTGGCGGTTCGACCTGATCTTCGGCACGGCCTTCATCGCGCTGGGCGTGCTGTACCTGCTGGGGGTGTGGCGGCTGCGCAAGCGCGGTGACGCGTGGCCGGTCGGCCGCACGATCGCGTGGGTGGCGGGCTGCCTGACCGTGGTGTTCGCCACGTCGTCCGGCGTGGGTCGGTACGCGCCCGCGATGTTCAGCATCCACATGGAAGCGCACATGCTGCTGTCCATGCTGGCGCCGATCCTGCTGGTGCTGGGCGGCCCGGTGACGCTGGCGATGCGCGCCCTGCCGCCGGCCGGCAAGGGCAACCCGCCGGGGCCGCGGGAGTGGCTGCTGGCGTTCGTGCACTCGCCGGTGGCGAAGGTGCTGACCAACCCGTTCGTGGCGCTGGCGCTGTTCGTGGGCTCGTTCTACGGCCTGTACTTCTCCGGCCTGTTCGACAGCGCGTTGGACTACCACTGGGCGCACCTGGCGATGAACGCCCACTTCATCCTGGTCGGCTACGTCTTCTACTGGCCGGTGATCGGCATCGACCCGGCGCCGAACCGGCTGCCGCCGCTGGGCCGGCTCGGGCTGCTGTTCGCCTCGATCCCGTTCCACGCGTTCTTCGGCATCGTGCTGATGAGCTCCCAGACCGTGATCGGCGACAACTTCTACCGGTCGCTCGGCCTGCCGTGGGTGACGTCGCAGCTGGAGGACCAGCGGCTGGGCGGCGGCATCGCGTGGGCGGCGGGCGAGTTGCCGCTGATCGTGGTGATGGTGGCGCTGCTGGTGCAGTGGGCCAGGTCGGACAGCCGCGACGCCCGCCGGGCGGACCGGCGGGCGGACGCGGACGGTGACGCGGACCTGGCCGCGTACAACGCGATGCTGCGCAAGATGTCCGGCAAGGACTAG